A genomic segment from Bombus affinis isolate iyBomAffi1 chromosome 13, iyBomAffi1.2, whole genome shotgun sequence encodes:
- the LOC126923767 gene encoding neuropeptide-like 1 isoform X3, whose amino-acid sequence MGLTGNHFVSLLLYILVVNEIRLPLVTCQDEDNTQCMPKAAFLALLRHPEVSSNLAAYSRAARITQDAKSRNDMAHLRALTEEADDTEICVPGRVYLQLLKDPVMRGDLSIILNGRTQKLPDLLGRLLDDSDEMDAREFLPESQKRSLATLAKNDDLPISIQDRIAENEDDEEKRAAISSEQPGQNDAGISRDYLLSGGRSDLQAFARDFQMEKRNVGALARDFALPPGRRNIASLVRDYDQSKSNNRESTLPYNGKRNVASLARTFTLPQNGKRNVASVARDYGLPYGKRYVGSLARTGDFPTRNQRSVASLAKNSAWPVSLKRGIFLPGSVILRALSRHGRSMVDETNARNDLLDLQELSNLEQSQRNDYETAEEKLNDSLTKIDSNIRRPKRQIGFSDEYPLPVMQNTNGFDYEEMVEALSGQYPNAEKRFMGRIPQMGPRPTTPPTRRQGR is encoded by the exons GTGACATGCCAGGATGAAGATAACACACAATGCATGCCAAAAGCAGCCTTCCTGGCTCTGTTGCGTCATCCGGAAGTCAGCTCGAATTTAGCCGCCTATTCTAGAGCAGCGAGAATAACTCAGGATGCAAAAAGTCGTAACGACATGGCGCATCTGAGAGCTTTAACCGAGGAGGCTGACGACACGGAGATCTGCGTACCTGGTCGCGTTTATTTGCAACTATTGAAGGATCCGGTCATGCGTGGCGATCTTAGTATTATTCTCAATGGAAGAACACAGAAGTTACCGGATCTCCTAGGACGTTTGCTCGACGATAGCGACGAGATGGATGCGAGGGAGTTCCTGCCTGAATCTCAGAAAAGAAGCCTCGCAACGTTGGCCAAAAACGATGATCTACCGATTAGTATCCAGGATCGTATTGCCGAAAATGAAGATGACGAAGAAAAGAGGGCTGCAATTTCCAG CGAGCAACCAGGACAAAACGACGCAGGAATCTCCCGTGATTATCTCCTCTCTGGCGGTCGTTCAGATTTGCAAGCCTTCGCACGAGACTTCCAGATGGAAAAACGAAATGTCGGTGCATTAGCTCGGGATTTCGCGTTGCCACCTGGTAGACGTAATATCGCGTCTCTGGTTCGTGACTACGACCAGAGCAAGAGCAACAATCGGGAATCTACTTTGCCTTACAATGGAAAAAGGAACGTCGCTTCCTTGGCGAGAACGTTCACTCTACCTCAAAACGGGAAAAGGAACGTGGCATCCGTAGCCAGAGACTACGGACTCCCTTATGGGAAAAGATACGTCGGTTCCTTGGCCAGAACAGGCGATTTTCCCACTAGAAACCAGAGAAGCGTCGCTTCTTTGGCGAAAAATTCCGCTTGGCCAGTTTCATTGAAGAGAGGAATTTTCTTGCCCGGAAGCGTGATCCTGAGAGCTCTTTCCCGCCATGGTAGATCGATGGTGGACGAAACGAATGCGAGAAACGACCTGTTAGATCTTCAGGAGCTGAGTAACCTGGAACAAAGTCAGAGAAACGATTACGAGACTGCGGAGGAAAAGTTGAACGATTCCTTGACGAAAATCGATTCCAACATTAGGCGACCCAAGAGACAGATTGGCTTCTCCGACGAGTATCCTCTACCTGTTATGCAAAATACGAACGGTTTTGATTACGAAGAGATGGTGGAGGCGCTCAGTGGACAGTACCCGAACGCAGAAAAGAGATTCATGG GGAGAATTCCGCAGATGGGCCCCCGTCCGACTACTCCGCCAACTCGTCGACAAGGTCGCTAA
- the LOC126923767 gene encoding neuropeptide-like 1 isoform X1 produces the protein MGLTGNHFVSLLLYILVVNEIRLPLVTCQDEDNTQCMPKAAFLALLRHPEVSSNLAAYSRAARITQDAKSRNDMAHLRALTEEADDTEICVPGRVYLQLLKDPVMRGDLSIILNGRTQKLPDLLGRLLDDSDEMDAREFLPESQKRSLATLAKNDDLPISIQDRIAENEDDEEKRAAISSEQPGQNDAGISRDYLLSGGRSDLQAFARDFQMEKRNVGALARDFALPPGRRNIASLVRDYDQSKSNNRESTLPYNGKRNVASLARTFTLPQNGKRNVASVARDYGLPYGKRYVGSLARTGDFPTRNQRSVASLAKNSAWPVSLKRGIFLPGSVILRALSRHGRSMVDETNARNDLLDLQELSNLEQSQRNDYETAEEKLNDSLTKIDSNIRRPKRQIGFSDEYPLPVMQNTNGFDYEEMVEALSGQYPNAEKRFMETGSAPEMQPEVDQFGYPETFQASKRHIGALARLGWLPSLRVARFSRSLRYPNGRENSADGPPSDYSANSSTRSLRPNFKSRKHSVQALHGDCRHGFKRFLILPTTDNYFHEKLPYSLRSKSS, from the exons GTGACATGCCAGGATGAAGATAACACACAATGCATGCCAAAAGCAGCCTTCCTGGCTCTGTTGCGTCATCCGGAAGTCAGCTCGAATTTAGCCGCCTATTCTAGAGCAGCGAGAATAACTCAGGATGCAAAAAGTCGTAACGACATGGCGCATCTGAGAGCTTTAACCGAGGAGGCTGACGACACGGAGATCTGCGTACCTGGTCGCGTTTATTTGCAACTATTGAAGGATCCGGTCATGCGTGGCGATCTTAGTATTATTCTCAATGGAAGAACACAGAAGTTACCGGATCTCCTAGGACGTTTGCTCGACGATAGCGACGAGATGGATGCGAGGGAGTTCCTGCCTGAATCTCAGAAAAGAAGCCTCGCAACGTTGGCCAAAAACGATGATCTACCGATTAGTATCCAGGATCGTATTGCCGAAAATGAAGATGACGAAGAAAAGAGGGCTGCAATTTCCAG CGAGCAACCAGGACAAAACGACGCAGGAATCTCCCGTGATTATCTCCTCTCTGGCGGTCGTTCAGATTTGCAAGCCTTCGCACGAGACTTCCAGATGGAAAAACGAAATGTCGGTGCATTAGCTCGGGATTTCGCGTTGCCACCTGGTAGACGTAATATCGCGTCTCTGGTTCGTGACTACGACCAGAGCAAGAGCAACAATCGGGAATCTACTTTGCCTTACAATGGAAAAAGGAACGTCGCTTCCTTGGCGAGAACGTTCACTCTACCTCAAAACGGGAAAAGGAACGTGGCATCCGTAGCCAGAGACTACGGACTCCCTTATGGGAAAAGATACGTCGGTTCCTTGGCCAGAACAGGCGATTTTCCCACTAGAAACCAGAGAAGCGTCGCTTCTTTGGCGAAAAATTCCGCTTGGCCAGTTTCATTGAAGAGAGGAATTTTCTTGCCCGGAAGCGTGATCCTGAGAGCTCTTTCCCGCCATGGTAGATCGATGGTGGACGAAACGAATGCGAGAAACGACCTGTTAGATCTTCAGGAGCTGAGTAACCTGGAACAAAGTCAGAGAAACGATTACGAGACTGCGGAGGAAAAGTTGAACGATTCCTTGACGAAAATCGATTCCAACATTAGGCGACCCAAGAGACAGATTGGCTTCTCCGACGAGTATCCTCTACCTGTTATGCAAAATACGAACGGTTTTGATTACGAAGAGATGGTGGAGGCGCTCAGTGGACAGTACCCGAACGCAGAAAAGAGATTCATGG AAACAGGTTCTGCACCGGAGATGCAGCCAGAGGTAGACCAGTTCGGCTACCCGGAAACGTTTCAAGCGAGTAAAAGACACATCGGGGCCCTGGCACGTCTTGGTTGGCTTCCATCTTTGAGGGTCGCGCGATTTTCGCGCTCACTTCGGTATCCGAATGGCAG GGAGAATTCCGCAGATGGGCCCCCGTCCGACTACTCCGCCAACTCGTCGACAAGGTCGCTAAGACCTAACTTCAAATCAAGGAAACACTCCGTTCAAGCCTTGCATGGGGATTGTCGACACGGCTTCAAAAGGTTTCTCATCTTACCGACTACGGATAATTATTTCCATGAAAAACTTCCTTACTCGTTGCGATCCAAATCGTCATAA
- the LOC126923767 gene encoding neuropeptide-like 1 isoform X2: MGLTGNHFVSLLLYILVVNEIRLPLVTCQDEDNTQCMPKAAFLALLRHPEVSSNLAAYSRAARITQDAKSRNDMAHLRALTEEADDTEICVPGRVYLQLLKDPVMRGDLSIILNGRTQKLPDLLGRLLDDSDEMDAREFLPESQKRSLATLAKNDDLPISIQDRIAENEDDEEKRAAISSEQPGQNDAGISRDYLLSGGRSDLQAFARDFQMEKRNVGALARDFALPPGRRNIASLVRDYDQSKSNNRESTLPYNGKRNVASLARTFTLPQNGKRNVASVARDYGLPYGKRYVGSLARTGDFPTRNQRSVASLAKNSAWPVSLKRGIFLPGSVILRALSRHGRSMVDETNARNDLLDLQELSNLEQSQRNDYETAEEKLNDSLTKIDSNIRRPKRQIGFSDEYPLPVMQNTNGFDYEEMVEALSGQYPNAEKRFMGSAPEMQPEVDQFGYPETFQASKRHIGALARLGWLPSLRVARFSRSLRYPNGRENSADGPPSDYSANSSTRSLRPNFKSRKHSVQALHGDCRHGFKRFLILPTTDNYFHEKLPYSLRSKSS; this comes from the exons GTGACATGCCAGGATGAAGATAACACACAATGCATGCCAAAAGCAGCCTTCCTGGCTCTGTTGCGTCATCCGGAAGTCAGCTCGAATTTAGCCGCCTATTCTAGAGCAGCGAGAATAACTCAGGATGCAAAAAGTCGTAACGACATGGCGCATCTGAGAGCTTTAACCGAGGAGGCTGACGACACGGAGATCTGCGTACCTGGTCGCGTTTATTTGCAACTATTGAAGGATCCGGTCATGCGTGGCGATCTTAGTATTATTCTCAATGGAAGAACACAGAAGTTACCGGATCTCCTAGGACGTTTGCTCGACGATAGCGACGAGATGGATGCGAGGGAGTTCCTGCCTGAATCTCAGAAAAGAAGCCTCGCAACGTTGGCCAAAAACGATGATCTACCGATTAGTATCCAGGATCGTATTGCCGAAAATGAAGATGACGAAGAAAAGAGGGCTGCAATTTCCAG CGAGCAACCAGGACAAAACGACGCAGGAATCTCCCGTGATTATCTCCTCTCTGGCGGTCGTTCAGATTTGCAAGCCTTCGCACGAGACTTCCAGATGGAAAAACGAAATGTCGGTGCATTAGCTCGGGATTTCGCGTTGCCACCTGGTAGACGTAATATCGCGTCTCTGGTTCGTGACTACGACCAGAGCAAGAGCAACAATCGGGAATCTACTTTGCCTTACAATGGAAAAAGGAACGTCGCTTCCTTGGCGAGAACGTTCACTCTACCTCAAAACGGGAAAAGGAACGTGGCATCCGTAGCCAGAGACTACGGACTCCCTTATGGGAAAAGATACGTCGGTTCCTTGGCCAGAACAGGCGATTTTCCCACTAGAAACCAGAGAAGCGTCGCTTCTTTGGCGAAAAATTCCGCTTGGCCAGTTTCATTGAAGAGAGGAATTTTCTTGCCCGGAAGCGTGATCCTGAGAGCTCTTTCCCGCCATGGTAGATCGATGGTGGACGAAACGAATGCGAGAAACGACCTGTTAGATCTTCAGGAGCTGAGTAACCTGGAACAAAGTCAGAGAAACGATTACGAGACTGCGGAGGAAAAGTTGAACGATTCCTTGACGAAAATCGATTCCAACATTAGGCGACCCAAGAGACAGATTGGCTTCTCCGACGAGTATCCTCTACCTGTTATGCAAAATACGAACGGTTTTGATTACGAAGAGATGGTGGAGGCGCTCAGTGGACAGTACCCGAACGCAGAAAAGAGATTCATGG GTTCTGCACCGGAGATGCAGCCAGAGGTAGACCAGTTCGGCTACCCGGAAACGTTTCAAGCGAGTAAAAGACACATCGGGGCCCTGGCACGTCTTGGTTGGCTTCCATCTTTGAGGGTCGCGCGATTTTCGCGCTCACTTCGGTATCCGAATGGCAG GGAGAATTCCGCAGATGGGCCCCCGTCCGACTACTCCGCCAACTCGTCGACAAGGTCGCTAAGACCTAACTTCAAATCAAGGAAACACTCCGTTCAAGCCTTGCATGGGGATTGTCGACACGGCTTCAAAAGGTTTCTCATCTTACCGACTACGGATAATTATTTCCATGAAAAACTTCCTTACTCGTTGCGATCCAAATCGTCATAA